A part of Strix aluco isolate bStrAlu1 chromosome 21, bStrAlu1.hap1, whole genome shotgun sequence genomic DNA contains:
- the LOC141932979 gene encoding uncharacterized protein LOC141932979: MRTYCLQTITNELMRTAILQHRVVLDYLLAEEGGVCGKSNVSNCCLEIDDVGEVVLQLTTDIRKLAHVPVQTWSGWNAPEPCSERPGEAEQRGGGEGPRQEQEIAWARGYKTPEKFRRYVAWGAFPSLSVGALFCGNAGPEAGGSGIRCLFGGLLQPLVIEAALLGLPRASEPLWGESSQRKGCLWPETEQEAAGSSVERSPLWLGEAQSFLRPVLGQVLAVLSRKALGWWCLSPNLYAWGLSEEQGILKLGAFLHLRESVDDLLSDLLGFEDVPCWEREVLVQQPVISEGEEAASRVSQSQRPLNSLCVPWGDSKSPFGVPRSGICPCPSSSRLPVLFPDESPVNSTRTSWLAKGRSGRARGTSSPASQKSRVAEDFFDRFPAEGVEAAEGSSASGGEPQGLLQSLKGLDDLEADLLGASRPSSGPGKTTVKEPPAAQTPLCTATPVWKRKELTFEEDSDDLMAALGLGSGPGRAGRQGKKAEEEEVRPARAKLDELLGRGSMTRTLGERREVKLAKEYQKQLEKEEGRHKDDFVFGAYQPTVASTAKGRPARRQPLRFSAEKNNKLKAEPLSKAPLSASQNPAWGRRNRSGWLGLKREEFFDLELSSPAKASPAGSSPSPAAAGQPGPARQLLAAEEAAAKTDPVEEEEDWLSAALARKKAQAQAKAQERTAKPSEVPGEGLNPGSPVSPPAASPGAQPQAAAVPDKAASTRSSSCQSGAGPFSLCRGDPGPHPSGREWFPLACLNHRLVDFQSPQPCSQESIPRRAGDAAPCPAGSGGWLCPALQP, from the exons atgcggacatactgcctacaaacaattaCCAATGAACTG atgcgcactgcgaTCCTCCAACATCGCGTGGTCCTGGACTACCTGCTCGCTGAAGAGGGAGGGGTATGTGGAAAATCAAATGTCTCCAATTGTTGCCTAGAAATAGATGATGTAGGAGAAGTGGTCCTTCAATTgaccacagatatcagaaaactggctcatgtCCCTGTCCAAACATGGAGTGGCTGGAATG CGCCAGAGCCTTGTTCCGAGCGGCCGGGCgaggcggagcagcgcggaggcGGAGAGGGGCCCCGGCAGGAGCAGGAGATCGCGTGGGCCAGAG GCTACAAAACCCCGGAGAAGTTTCGGCGGTACGTAGCCTGGGGCGCGTTCCCTTCGCTGTCCGTAGGCGCTTTGTTCTGCGGGAACGCGGGGCcggaggcggggggcagcgggatcAG GTGCCTGTTTGGGGGCCTCTTGCAGCCCCTGGTAATTGAAGCGGCGCTTTTGGGGTTGCCCAGGGCCTCTGAGCCACTGTGGGGCGAGAGCTCCCAGAGGAAGGGCTGCTTGTGGCCAGAGACTGAACAGGAAGCCGCTGGCTCCTCGGTAGAGAGATCTCCTTTGTGGCTAGGTGAAGCGCAATCTTTTCTCCGCCCAGTACTGGGTCAGGTCCTGGCAGTTCTCTCTAGGAAGGCCTTAGGCTGGTGGTGCTTGAGCCCAAACCTGTATGCTTGGGGGCTTTCAGAAGAGCAAGGCATACTGAAACTGGGAGCTTTTCTGCACCTGCGTG AGTCTGTCGATGATCTGCTTAGTGACCTCCTGGGATTCGAGGACG TCCCCTGCTGGGAGCGGGAGGTGCTGGTGCAACAGCCAGTGATCTCTgagggggaggaagcagcaagcaGGGTTTCCCAGAGTCAGAGGCCATTGAATAG CCTCTGTGTCCCTTGGGGAGACAGCAAATCCCCCTTTGGGGTGCCCAGGTCAGGAATATGCCCGTGTCCATCATCCTCACGTCTCCCTGTCTTGTTTCCAGACGAAAGCCCTGTGAATTCTACAAGAACTTCCTGGCTGGCCAAGGGCCGCAGTGGGAGAGCCCGGGGCACCAGCTCGCCGGCCAGCCAGAA GTCCCGTGTAGCGGAGGATTTCTTTGACAGATTCCCTGCAGAGGGCGTGGAAGCTGCAGAG GGCTCCAGTGCCTCCGGCGGAGAGCCTCAAggtctgctgcagagcctgaag GGTTTGGACGACCTGGAAGCGGATCTGCTGGGAGCGTCGAGACCCAGTTCTGGGCCAGGGAAGACAACTGTGAAAG agccacctgcagcccagacGCCCCTGTGCACCGCGACCCCAGTGTGGAAGCGGAAGGAGCTCACCTTTGAAGAGGACAGTGACGACCTGATGGCTGCCCTGGGACTTGGCAGTGGCCCAGGAagagctggcaggcagggcaagaaggcagaaga AGAGGAGGTCCGGCCAGCCCGCGCCAAGCTGGATGAGTTGCTGGGACGAGGCTCCATGACCAGAACCCTGGGAGAGCGCCGGGAGGTCAAACTGGCGAAGGAGTACCAAAAGCAGCTGG agaaggaagagggtcgGCACAAGGACgattttgtgtttggagcataccAGCCCACGGTGGCCTCCACAGCCAAGGGCCGGCCGGCGAGAAGGCAGCCTCTGAG gttttcagctgagaagaacAACAAACTTAAAGCAGAGCCCCTCTCCAAAGCGCCTCTGTCAGCCAGCCAGAACCCCGCATGGGGCCGCAGAAATAGAAGTGGCTGGCTGGGCTTGAAACGTGAAGAATTTTTTGATTTGGAGCTGTCGTCTCCAGCAAAGGCCAGTCCTGCAgggagctcccccagccctgccgcagctgggcagcccggccccgccagacagctcctggctgcagaggaggcagccgCTAAAACTGAcccggtggaggaggaggaggactggctgAGTGCTGCCTTGGCTCGGAAAAAAGCCCAAGCGCAGGCGAAGGCCCAGGAGAGGACCGCCAAGCCCTCCGAAGTCCCAGGCGAAGGGCTGAATCCCGGCTCTCCTGTCAG CccgccagcagcctccccaggagcacagccacaggcagccgCCGTGCCGGACAAGGCAGCGAGCACACGCAGCTCCAG ctgccagaGCGGGGCAGGACCCTTCTCGCTCTGCCGAGGAGACCCAGGCCCTCATCCCTCTGGGAGGGAATGGTTCCCCTTGGCCTGTCTGAATCACAGACTTGTTGACTTTCAGTCCCCGCAGCCTTGTTCCCAGGAGAGCATTCCCAGGAGAGCAGGAGACGCAGCGCCCTGCCCCGCTGGCTCAG gaggatggCTGTGCCCCGCTTTGCAGCCCTAG